The Fortiea contorta PCC 7126 genome segment GTGCTAACTCACCTATTACCAGATTCAAGCAATCTGAGACTTGAAGATTGCCTTCTTGACGAGATAAAAACGAAGATTTGGTTGATTGTTTCCGCAATTAGAACAGTAGTTAATTGTCCAGTGTGTCATCAACCAACTCACAAAATTCATAGTCGCTATGAACGCTTATTAGCAGACTTACCCTGGGCTGATTACAGCATTACCTTACAGTTACG includes the following:
- a CDS encoding transposase family protein — encoded protein: MSVLTHLLPDSSNLRLEDCLLDEIKTKIWLIVSAIRTVVNCPVCHQPTHKIHSRYERLLADLPWADYSITLQLR